One region of Eretmochelys imbricata isolate rEreImb1 chromosome 2, rEreImb1.hap1, whole genome shotgun sequence genomic DNA includes:
- the FAM210A gene encoding protein FAM210A, which yields MQRNLIQTVFQLAHRTCLVPHRTGFLQHLNGKPVLPQTGCKVVLALGPEKQCLHASATLYLSKEGKSLDVFSSQPEGTHHKEQKEENPLKPASDIPQGTPVESSSLEPDPLQDKSISLFQRFKRTFKQYGKVMIPVHLLTSSVWFGSFYYAAMKGVNVVPFLEFIGIPESIVSILKNSQSGYALTAYAMYKIATPARYTVTLGGTSITVKYLRKHGYMSTPPPVTEYLQDRMEETKERLSGKMEETRDMISEKMEETKDRITEKMEETKDRITEKIQETKDKVSFKKRKE from the exons ATGCAAAGGAATTTAATACAGACTGTGTTTCAGCTGGCACATCGGACATGTTTGGTACCACATCGCACTGGTTTCCTTCAACACTTAAATGGGAAACCAGTCTTGCCTCAGACTGGATGCAAAGTGGTTTTGGCATTGGGCCCTGAAAAACAGTGTCTCCATGCATCTGCTACACTGTATCTCTCAAAGGAAGGAAAGTCATTGGATGTATTTTCATCCCAACCAGAAGGCACTCACCAcaaagaacaaaaggaagaaaacccTTTGAAACCAGCTAGTGATATACCCCAGGGGACCCCTGTAGAATCAAGTTCTTTAGAGCCTGATCCATTACAAGACAAATCAATTAGTCTCTTTCAGAGGTTCAAGAGAACTTTTAAACagtatggaaaagttatgattccAGTGCATCTGTTGACTTCCAGTGTATGGTTTGGATCCTTTTACTACGCAGCCATGAA AGGAGTGAATGTCGTTCCTTTCCTAGAGTTCATTGGCATACCAGAAAGCATTGTAAGCATTCTGAAAAACTCTCAGAGTGGATATGCATTAACTGCATATGCAATGTATAAG ATTGCAACTCCTGCCAGATACACTGTAACTTTAGGAGGAACATCCATTACTGTCAAGTATCTTCGTAAGCATGGCTACATGTCCACGCCCCCTCCGGTAACGGAATACCTACAGGATAGAATGGAAGAAACAAAAGAGCGTCTCTCAGGGAAAATGGAGGAAACCAGGGACATGATTAGTGAAAAAATGGAAGAAACAAAGGATAGAATAACAGAGAAGATGgaagaaacaaaggataggatAACAGAAAAAATACAAGAAACCAAAGataaagtttcatttaaaaaaagaaaagaataa